TCCTCGAATGAGACCGACGGGTCACTGGTCGTAGCCATAGTGTTCACCGAATCGAATTCACGGCGATTGCGTCAGTTCAGGACGCGCCGCACCCCTTGGGGCGCATAAAAAACTCGCGGCGGCGGTCACCGCAAGGCTGCTTTCTCGTCAGCGAAGCCGACCGCCACGAGGTACTCGAGGAACTCATCGAACTGTTCCACGTCGCTGGGGGTGTCGGCCGCGAGGTGTCGTACCCACTCGATGGCCCACTGGAACGCGGGATCGGCTCCGCCCTTTCCGTGGATGTACCACCAGCGGGCGGCCTTCAACACGACTAGCGGATTCGTCGGTGGCTGCTCGCCGGCTAGCTCACGAGTAACCGATCGGATTTCCTCGGGCACCTCGCCGGAATCGACCTCGCCGGATTGGGTGTTCGCGACATCGACTGGAATCTCATCAATCGAGACGTCGTTCGTACTCTGTTGTTGACTCACAGGAGTTCACCTCAGTGTGAAGGCCTTTTTCGAGCCCTCGCCCACTCCGGGGGCACGAAAAACCGCTTGTGGCGTCATGCGGGCGGGAGGTACACGCTCTGCTCGCCGGCGAGCTCCTCGAGATTGTTCCGATGACGATGTGCGAAGTAGCAATCATAGCTGCAGTAGCCACAGATCTCGCCCGTGTCGTACTCAGCGATGTAGGGGCTGCGCCGGGTCATCCAGACGTTCGCCTCACATTCAGTACATGCAGCACCATCGAGATGGGTCGGTGACGGGCCATGATACTCGAGTTCAAGTCCATCCTCTTGGGGCGTCGACTCGGGCCAGACGCCGTGTGCCTGCCAGAACTCGCGAATCTGGGCAAGGCCATGGCGAACGGTCTTCCGAACTGTCATGTGCTCGGCGTCGCGACCGCTGTCGTCCCAGCCGTCCGACGTCCAGAACTCGCCGAACTGCGCCCCACGATGCAGCCCGTTCCAGTCGAGGCCGACGATGTCGGCAGGTGGGTCACCCGTCAGCGTCGGTCGGGTGAGCTGCTCGATCACATCGAGTTGCTTGGGTGGACTGCCACCGAGAATATGGACGCGCCGCCCGCGCCAATCAGCAGGATCAGAGAACTCGTGAGCGAGTCGATCAGCGTATCCCCGGGAGTACCCGACGACGAGGTCATCGGGGACAGCGTGGATCGCTGCCTGGCACTTCGGGACGATCACGGGGTCTGCGTCCGGGTAACTTCCCTGGATCTCGCAGGCAGCAGCAACGTATTCGTCGACCTCGTCGACGTCGTAGGCGTCGCCAATCACACCGACCTCCGGTTCGTATTCGAAGAAGCGCTCGATATACCGATCGAGGTCGGGATTTCGAAAATCGTTGTCGAGCATCCCGACCGGTAGGTCCAGGTCTGTGTACTGCTGTTGTTGGTAGGTACAGTCCTCGCGAAAGCCCGTGAGAAAGCCGAGCCGGAATGCGTCAAGCGCAAATGGAACCCGGTGGAGGAACGCCAGGTGGTCAGCCTGCCGAGCGGCTGTAATTTCAGTCGCGATGCTGCTGGTCGGACGTGCTGAGAGCGCCATCTCGAATCACCCAGAAGATGCAGGGTTGATCGCCCCGCGCTCGCTCTCGGGGCGAGAAAAAACCACGAGCAGACGCCAATCTTAACCAACAATAAGAGCTAGCCGCTTCTGATGTTGGTTAACTCATCGGTGGTATCGAGCCTCGAGTGGGTCGATCTCTCCGGCGTGGACGAGACTCGTCTCTGAGTCCGCCTCTTCGTGAAGAAGATCGACGAGTGCGAACTGCGCGCAGGCAGTGAACGAACACGCCTCGTTCTGACACCAGACGTCGGCGTAGGCGATGTCGGTCTGCTCGCCTGCATAGACGGGTTTCCCAATACCAAGCTGCGAGTCGCAGCCGTCGCGAGGGCAGATCGGTTCGATACGCGTGAATGTGGGCGTGTCTTCCATTGAATTCATCAGTAAGGGTCGTAGCTCGGCGTGATATCGCCGGTCAGGACGCTGCTCTCGATGGCGTTGCTCTCGCCGCCTTCGAGGTCGATGATGCGATAGACGGCGTCGCCGCTCCACTCGCAGTCTTCATCGGAACACTTCGCGCTCGCGTACGCGCCATTCTCGTTGTTCAGATGGACACTCAGGAGATCGAGACGCTCGCTGCAGAGCGGACACTCTGCTGGCACCTGCGCGTAGCGATACCCCGTCGCGATGGTGATGTCGTCCTGGTCCACTTCGACGCCGTGGCGCTCCCCGATTCGGTCACGGACTGCTACGCGAAGATCGTCCAGGAGTGCATGGCGCATTTCCTCATCGACGGGTAGCTCGACGCCGTCGACGGTGATCGTCAGCCGGTACGCTATCGTCTGGGTTGTATCGTCCATTCTGGTCACCTCTGGGGGCACATTCGCCTGCGCCCGCGCCCCTCTCGGGCGCTCAAAAACTACCTCGTGAAGGGCCAGTGGTGGTCTCTGATGACCTCTCTGCCGGATCAGGAGCTTCCCCGAGTACGAATTCTTTTGGCGCTATCGCACGTCCGTTACGACGCCATGAACGTACTCATCGCAGGATCACACGGCGGGGTCGGCCAGCATATTACTGCGGTGCTGAGCGAAAGCGATCACACAGTCCAAGCGATGGTGCGCGAGGAGTCACAGGTCTCGGAGAT
The DNA window shown above is from Halostella litorea and carries:
- a CDS encoding DUF6610 family protein, with translation MALSARPTSSIATEITAARQADHLAFLHRVPFALDAFRLGFLTGFREDCTYQQQQYTDLDLPVGMLDNDFRNPDLDRYIERFFEYEPEVGVIGDAYDVDEVDEYVAAACEIQGSYPDADPVIVPKCQAAIHAVPDDLVVGYSRGYADRLAHEFSDPADWRGRRVHILGGSPPKQLDVIEQLTRPTLTGDPPADIVGLDWNGLHRGAQFGEFWTSDGWDDSGRDAEHMTVRKTVRHGLAQIREFWQAHGVWPESTPQEDGLELEYHGPSPTHLDGAACTECEANVWMTRRSPYIAEYDTGEICGYCSYDCYFAHRHRNNLEELAGEQSVYLPPA